The Populus trichocarpa isolate Nisqually-1 chromosome 2, P.trichocarpa_v4.1, whole genome shotgun sequence genome has a window encoding:
- the LOC18096456 gene encoding glutathione S-transferase F6 — MATLKLHGTPISTNTQRVLATLYEKEVEFELVNVNLGAGEHKQEPHISLNPFGQVPAAVDGDLKLFESRAISQYVAHQYASKGTQLGAAGNGYATILVWQEVESHQFDPSASKLVWEQVFKPVFGLPTDAALVAETEVTLGKVLDVYEARLSQSKYLASDSFTLADLHHLPNIQALLGTPSKKLFDSRPHVSAWVASITGRPAWGKVLALLPK, encoded by the exons ATGGCAACCTTGAAACTCCATGGAACCCCTATATCGACCAACACACAGCGAGTTCTTGCAACCCTTTACGAGAAAGAGGTAGAATTTGAGCTTGTTAATGTCAATTTGGGAGCTGGGGAACACAAGCAAGAGCCCCATATTTCCCTCAAT CCATTTGGTCAAGTTCCAGCTGCTGTTGATGGAGATCTTAAGCTCTTTG AATCAAGAGCAATTTCACAGTACGTAGCCCACCAATATGCTAGCAAGGGGACTCAACTGGGCGCTGCAGGAAACGGGTATGCAACAATTTTGGTATGGCAAGAAGTGGAGTCTCACCAGTTCGACCCATCAGCCTCAAAACTGGTGTGGGAGCAAGTTTTTAAACCAGTTTTTGGGTTACCAACAGATGCAGCTCTAGTTGCCGAGACGGAGGTGACTCTCGGTAAGGTTCTAGATGTGTACGAGGCAAGACTGTCTCAATCCAAGTACCTAGCCAGTGACAGCTTCACCTTGGCCGATCTGCACCACCTCCCTAACATCCAGGCCTTGTTGGGGACTCCATCCAAGAAATTGTTCGATTCTCGCCCCCATGTTAGCGCATGGGTTGCCAGTATCACTGGAAGGCCAGCTTGGGGCAAG
- the LOC18096458 gene encoding autophagy-related protein 18a → MATLSAYSSPPWPNPDPNPELLAPQDELDSQTQSPSEPQSYGSLSSTMPPNPNPNPNPNPFSNYNTSVSSQPQSTSQPPPISLLHVSFNQDSGCFAAGTDHGFRIYNCDPFREIFRRDFDGSGNSGGGIGAVEMLFRCNVLALVGGGPDPQYPPNKVMIWDDHQSRCIGELSFRSEVRSVKLRRDRIIVVLEQKIFVYNFADLKLLHQIETIANPKGLCAVSHGAGSLVLVCPGLQKGQVRVEHYASKRTKFIMAHDSRTACFALTQDGQLLATASTKGTLVRIFNTADGTLLQEVRRGADRAEVYSLAFSSTAQWLAVSSDKGTVHVFSLKINPGSPVIDRSQSTNEPNLALTSPASSLSFFKGVLPKYFSSEWSVAQFHLVEGSQYIVAFGHQKNTVVILGLDGSFYRCQFDPVNGGEMTQLEYHNFLKPEAAF, encoded by the exons ATGGCTACTCTCTCAGCGTACTCCTCTCCTCCATGGCCTAACCCGGACCCTAACCCGGAACTTCTGGCCCCTCAAGATGAACTCGATTCCCAAACTCAGTCCCCGTCTGAGCCTCAATCTTACGGTTCCCTCTCTTCTACTATGCCtccaaaccctaaccctaaccctaaccctaaccctttTTCCAATTACAACACCTCTGTATCTTCTCAGCCTCAATCAACCTCACAGCCGCCTCCGATTTCTCTTCTCCATGTCTCCTTCAACCAGGATTCTGGGTGTTTCGCGGCAGGAACTGACCACGGGTTTCGGATCTACAACTGCGACCCCTTCCGCGAGATCTTCCGTCGCGACTTCGATGGCAGCGGAAATAGTGGCGGCGGGATTGGAGCGGTTGAGATGCTTTTTAGATGCAATGTTTTAGCTCTTGTTGGTGGTGGACCTGACCCTCAGTACCCTCCGAACAAGGTCATGATCTGGGACGACCATCAGAGTCGATGCATCGGCGAGCTATCGTTTCGGTCTGAGGTCCGGTCCGTGAAGCTAAGACGGGATAGGATTATTGTTGTTTTGGAGcagaaaatatttgtttataacTTTGCGGATTTGAAGCTTTTGCATCAGATTGAAACCATTGCGAATCCGAAAGGGCTCTGTGCGGTTTCGCATGGGGCAGGATCGTTAGTTTTGGTTTGTCCAGGATTGCAGAAAGGTCAGGTTAGGGTGGAGCATTACGCTTCAAAACGAACTAAGTTTATTATGGCGCATGATTCGAGGACTGCGTGTTTTGCTCTCACGCAGGATGGGCAGTTGCTGGCTACTGCTAGCACTAAGGGTACTCTCGTTCGGATTTTCAATACAGCTGATGGCACCCTGCTTCAAGAG GTGAGGAGGGGTGCAGATAGAGCAGAAGTTTATAGTTTGGCATTTTCTTCAACTGCCCAGTGGCTAGCTGTCTCAAGTGATAAGGGCACTGTCCATGTCTTCAGCCTTAAGATTAATCCAGGATCTCCAGTGATTGACAGGTCACAGAGCACAAATGAGCCTAATCTTGCTCTTACATCACCTGCCTCTTCATTATCTTTCTTCAAAG GAGTTTTACCAAAGTATTTCAGCTCAGAGTGGTCGGTGGCTCAGTTTCACTTAGTTGAGGGTTCTCAGTACATTGTTGCTTTTGGTCACCAAAAGAATACGGTGGTTATTCTTGGTTTGGATGGGAG TTTCTATCGTTGTCAGTTTGATCCTGTGAATGGTGGAGAGATGACTCAGCTGGAATATCACAACTTCTTGAAGCCAGAAGCAGCCTTTTAA
- the LOC18096457 gene encoding glutathione S-transferase F13, producing the protein MVLKLYGAPMSTCTSRVLTCLHEKNLDFELVPVDLFAGEHKQPPFLAKNPFGQIPALEEDDLTLFESRAITSYIAEKFKGTGYDLIRHENLKEAASVKVWTEVESHRYNPAIAPIVFQFMVAPLRGNSPDQTIIDDNVEKLGKVLDIYEAKLSSTKYLAGDFYSLADLHHLPYTYYLMKTPAASVVNERPHVKAWWEDISSRPAFKKVAEGMNFVKK; encoded by the exons ATGGTGCTTAAGTTGTATGGAGCACCCATGTCCACATGCACCTCTCGCGTGCTGACATGCCTCCATGAGAAGAACTTGGATTTTGAGCTTGTCCCAGTTGATCTTTTCGCTGGCGAGCACAAGCAGCCTCCTTTCCTGGCCAAAAAT CCCTTTGGTCAGATTCCAGCTCTTGAAGAAGATGATCTTACTTTATTCG AATCCAGGGCAATCACATCATACATTGCTGAGAAGTTCAAGGGGACTGGCTACGATCTTATAAGGCACGAAAACCTCAAAGAAGCTGCATCGGTGAAGGTATGGACAGAGGTAGAATCCCACCGATATAACCCTGCGATAGCACCGATTGTCTTTCAATTCATGGTGGCTCCACTTCGAGGCAATTCACCTGATCAAACAATCATTGACGACAACGTAGAGAAGCTAGGAAAAGTGCTTGACATATATGAAGCTAAGCTGAGTAGCACCAAGTACCTTGCTGGGGATTTCTATAGCTTGGCTGACCTTCACCACCTACCATACACGTACTATCTCATGAAGACTCCCGCAGCTTCGGTGGTGAATGAGCGTCCGCATGTGAAGGCATGGTGGGAGGATATTTCTTCTAGGCCAGCTTTTAAGAAAGTGGCCGAGGGTATGAATTTTGTTAAGAAATGA